The following proteins are co-located in the Pseudomonas antarctica genome:
- a CDS encoding AraC family transcriptional regulator, producing the protein MLLTRHLDANATLVALIKGLTPRDGFSPTNLPGVQVLRASCDVARGPQIYEPSLMIVAQGSKVAYLGPRTLEYGAGHYLIQAMPVPFECETFALPNAPLYGVTVGIDRVVLGELVMAMGIQAGPPPTAQTLESMSSVVLDDAMRGCVERLLHCLHDPLESRIMGPARVRELLFTALRGPQADVLRALVEQQGQFSRIATSLNHLHAHYAEPLNIETLAGYAHMSASTFHEHFKRCTLLSPVQYLKRLRLLKAQQLLLVEGMGVAQAAHSVGYQSTSQFSREYKRYFLRNPGEERAA; encoded by the coding sequence ATGTTATTGACCCGCCATCTCGACGCCAACGCCACGCTGGTGGCCTTGATAAAAGGGCTTACGCCCCGCGACGGTTTTTCCCCGACGAACCTGCCGGGCGTGCAGGTATTGCGCGCCAGTTGCGACGTGGCGCGCGGGCCACAGATTTATGAGCCGAGCCTGATGATCGTCGCCCAGGGCAGCAAAGTCGCCTATCTGGGCCCGCGTACGCTGGAGTATGGCGCGGGACACTACCTTATCCAGGCGATGCCGGTGCCCTTCGAATGCGAGACCTTTGCCCTGCCGAATGCGCCGCTGTATGGCGTCACGGTTGGCATTGACCGCGTGGTGCTGGGCGAGTTGGTCATGGCCATGGGCATTCAGGCGGGGCCGCCGCCGACGGCGCAGACCCTGGAGTCGATGAGCTCGGTGGTGCTCGATGATGCGATGCGCGGGTGCGTCGAGCGGCTGTTGCACTGCCTGCACGATCCGCTGGAGAGCCGGATCATGGGCCCGGCACGGGTGCGTGAGTTGTTGTTCACGGCGCTGCGCGGGCCGCAGGCGGATGTGTTGCGCGCCTTGGTGGAGCAGCAGGGGCAGTTTTCGCGAATCGCCACGTCGTTGAATCACCTGCATGCCCATTACGCCGAGCCGTTGAATATCGAGACCCTGGCAGGTTATGCGCACATGAGTGCGTCGACGTTTCATGAGCATTTCAAACGCTGCACGCTGTTGTCGCCGGTGCAGTACCTGAAGCGTTTGCGCTTGCTCAAGGCTCAGCAATTGTTATTGGTAGAAGGCATGGGCGTGGCGCAGGCGGCGCACAGCGTGGGGTATCAGAGTACGTCGCAGTTCAGTCGCGAATATAAGCGCTACTTCCTGCGTAATCCGGGTGAAGAGCGCGCGGCCTAG
- a CDS encoding NAD(P)-dependent alcohol dehydrogenase has translation MYTAIGYAAQSATTPLAPMSFERRSPRADDVAIEILYCGVCHSDIHQARNEWGIAVYPLMPGHEIVGKVTAVGASVTAHKVGDLVGVGCMVDSCRHCDACHADLEQYCLEGPTMTYATPDRVDGSNTMGGYSDSIVVSEHFVVKIPAKLDLASAAPILCAGITTYSPLKHYGVKAGDKVGILGMGGLGHMGIKFAKAMGAEVTLFTRSASKAEEGRRQGADHVIVSTDAEQMKAAAGHFDFLLDTIPVQHDLNPYLDVLRFDGVHILVGLIEPVDPPVNAAKLVLGRKVLAGSLIGGIAETQEVLDFCAEHNITCDIEMLDIRQINEAYTRMIAGDVKYRFVIDMATLKA, from the coding sequence ATGTACACCGCCATCGGTTATGCCGCCCAGTCGGCTACCACTCCCCTCGCCCCCATGTCCTTCGAACGTCGCAGCCCGCGCGCCGATGACGTGGCCATCGAGATCCTCTACTGCGGCGTCTGCCACTCCGACATCCACCAGGCTCGCAACGAATGGGGCATTGCCGTGTACCCGCTGATGCCGGGCCACGAGATCGTCGGCAAAGTCACCGCCGTTGGCGCCAGCGTGACCGCGCATAAAGTCGGCGACCTGGTTGGCGTCGGCTGCATGGTCGACTCGTGCCGCCACTGCGACGCCTGCCATGCGGACCTGGAGCAATATTGCCTCGAAGGCCCGACCATGACTTACGCCACCCCGGACCGGGTCGATGGCAGCAATACCATGGGCGGCTACTCCGACAGCATCGTCGTCAGCGAACACTTCGTGGTGAAGATCCCGGCCAAGCTCGACCTGGCCAGCGCCGCGCCGATTCTCTGCGCCGGCATCACCACTTACTCGCCGCTCAAGCACTACGGCGTGAAGGCTGGCGACAAAGTTGGCATTCTGGGTATGGGCGGCCTGGGCCACATGGGCATCAAGTTCGCCAAGGCGATGGGCGCGGAAGTGACGCTGTTCACCCGCTCCGCAAGCAAGGCCGAGGAAGGCCGTCGCCAGGGCGCCGACCACGTAATCGTGTCCACCGACGCCGAGCAGATGAAAGCCGCTGCCGGGCACTTCGACTTCCTGCTGGACACCATTCCGGTACAACACGACTTGAACCCCTACCTCGACGTACTTCGCTTTGACGGCGTGCATATCCTGGTTGGTTTGATCGAGCCGGTGGACCCGCCTGTGAATGCGGCCAAGCTGGTGTTGGGTCGTAAAGTGCTGGCCGGCTCCTTGATCGGCGGCATTGCCGAAACCCAGGAAGTCCTGGATTTCTGCGCCGAGCACAACATCACGTGTGATATCGAAATGCTCGACATCCGCCAGATCAACGAAGCCTACACCCGCATGATCGCCGGTGATGTGAAGTACCGCTTTGTCATCGACATGGCGACCCTGAAGGCCTGA
- a CDS encoding MFS transporter, which yields MHTTPAVGAKTFALFCLASFLLSLSYGSTFLLSLLIHSRGGNEHDAGSVISMAMLSTFVAVVFCGHLADAVGAARAIAGMGVLLVVACLGFALTPGFGQGLMLFGLSLGLGWGVFYTLGPIIVTLLVESHQRAKYFALLSGSMLSGIGAGPLLGRAASALDLPLTTAFYIAGLASLAGVVMFWRMGARLKHHANAPTSKISWASSRRVLSSKAAFAILMVGLGGCVFGGLSSFQTSYAAAHGLDYSLFFAGFLSAAITSRLLIAGHVVKRDAYRAACVLSGIMLGSIALFAFGVSGNFSYLLAAAMLGVGYGLTYSVINGLVASEAPSGTTSQALLLFSLAYFIGVFGFPWLAGKLIVDYGLPTLLASVLGVAVLNWLITVARLIWRQRSAHKILQVT from the coding sequence ATGCACACCACGCCTGCGGTGGGCGCGAAGACATTCGCGCTGTTCTGCCTTGCCAGCTTCTTGTTGTCGCTGTCCTACGGCTCGACGTTTCTGCTGTCGCTATTGATTCATTCGCGCGGGGGGAACGAGCATGATGCCGGCAGCGTGATTTCCATGGCGATGCTCAGCACGTTCGTGGCGGTGGTTTTTTGCGGGCATTTGGCCGATGCCGTGGGCGCTGCACGGGCTATTGCGGGGATGGGCGTGTTGCTGGTGGTGGCCTGCCTGGGGTTTGCGCTGACGCCGGGTTTTGGTCAAGGCCTGATGCTGTTCGGGCTGTCCTTGGGGTTGGGCTGGGGCGTGTTCTACACCTTGGGTCCGATCATCGTGACACTGCTGGTGGAGTCCCATCAGCGGGCCAAATACTTTGCGCTGCTGTCGGGCAGCATGTTGAGCGGGATCGGCGCCGGCCCTTTGCTCGGGCGAGCCGCCAGTGCATTGGACCTGCCGCTTACAACGGCCTTCTATATTGCGGGGTTGGCCAGCCTCGCCGGCGTTGTGATGTTCTGGCGCATGGGCGCACGCCTCAAACATCACGCGAATGCGCCCACCTCGAAAATTTCCTGGGCTTCCAGCCGCCGAGTGCTGTCATCCAAAGCGGCATTTGCGATCCTGATGGTCGGCCTGGGTGGCTGTGTATTTGGCGGGCTGTCCTCGTTCCAGACCAGCTATGCAGCGGCCCATGGGTTGGACTATTCGCTGTTCTTCGCGGGCTTCCTGAGTGCCGCCATCACCAGCCGCCTGTTGATCGCCGGCCACGTGGTCAAGCGTGACGCCTACCGGGCCGCCTGCGTGTTATCCGGGATCATGCTCGGGTCGATCGCGCTGTTTGCTTTTGGCGTCAGCGGTAACTTCAGCTACCTGCTGGCGGCTGCCATGTTGGGGGTTGGATATGGCCTCACGTATTCGGTGATTAATGGACTGGTGGCCAGCGAGGCGCCGTCCGGCACTACGTCCCAGGCACTGCTGCTGTTCAGCCTGGCGTACTTTATCGGCGTGTTCGGGTTTCCCTGGCTGGCCGGCAAGCTCATCGTCGACTACGGCCTGCCGACGCTGCTGGCGAGTGTGCTGGGCGTGGCCGTGCTCAACTGGCTGATTACGGTGGCGCGGTTGATCTGGCGCCAGCGCTCGGCACACAAAATCTTACAGGTAACTTGA
- a CDS encoding electron transfer flavoprotein-ubiquinone oxidoreductase, with product MEREYMEFDVVIVGAGPAGLSAACRLKQKAAEAGKEISVCVVEKGSEVGAHILSGAVFEPRALNELFPDWKELGAPLNTPVVRDDIYVLRSADTSTKVPDFFVPKTMHNEGNYIISLGNLCRWLAQQAENLGVEVYPGFAAQEALFDENGVVRGIITGDLGVDREGNPKEGVYTPGMELRGKYTLFAEGCRGHIGKQLIQRFNLDSDADAQHYGIGLKEIWEIDPAKHQPGLVVHTAGWPLDIMSNENTGGSFLYHLENNQVVVGLIVDLSYSNTFLSPFDEFQRLKHHPVLAQYLEGGKRISYGARALAKGGINSLPKMVFKGGALIGCDLGTMNVAKIKGSHTAMKSGMLAADAVAERLFAESEGGDELTNYVDSFKASWLYEELFASRNFGPAMHKFGPIIGAGFNWFDQNILGGKMPFTLHDTKPDYACLKLAKDSKQITYPKPDGKLSFDKLSSVFISGTNHEEEQPCHLKLKDPSIPISTNLPLYDEPAQRYCPAGVYEVITKEDGEKRFQINAQNCVHCKTCDIKDPSQNITWVTPEGAGGPTYPNM from the coding sequence GTGGAACGCGAATACATGGAATTCGACGTGGTCATCGTCGGCGCTGGCCCGGCAGGCCTGTCTGCCGCCTGCCGACTGAAGCAGAAGGCCGCCGAAGCCGGTAAAGAAATCAGCGTCTGCGTGGTCGAGAAAGGCTCCGAAGTCGGCGCACATATCCTCTCCGGTGCCGTGTTCGAACCGCGCGCCCTGAACGAACTGTTCCCGGACTGGAAGGAACTCGGCGCCCCGCTCAACACTCCCGTGGTGCGCGATGACATCTATGTACTGCGCAGCGCCGACACCTCCACCAAGGTTCCCGACTTCTTTGTGCCCAAGACCATGCACAACGAGGGCAACTACATCATCTCCCTCGGCAACCTGTGCCGCTGGCTGGCCCAACAGGCCGAGAACCTGGGTGTGGAAGTCTACCCAGGCTTCGCCGCCCAGGAAGCACTGTTCGACGAAAACGGCGTGGTCCGCGGGATCATCACCGGTGACCTCGGCGTCGACCGCGAAGGCAATCCAAAAGAAGGTGTCTACACCCCTGGCATGGAACTGCGCGGCAAGTACACGCTGTTCGCCGAAGGCTGCCGTGGCCACATCGGCAAGCAACTGATCCAACGCTTCAACCTGGACAGCGACGCCGACGCCCAGCACTACGGCATCGGCCTCAAGGAAATCTGGGAAATCGACCCGGCTAAACATCAGCCAGGCCTGGTGGTGCACACCGCCGGCTGGCCGCTGGACATCATGAGCAACGAGAACACCGGTGGCTCGTTCCTCTATCACCTGGAAAACAACCAGGTGGTGGTCGGCCTGATCGTCGACCTGTCCTACAGCAACACCTTCCTGTCGCCGTTCGATGAGTTCCAGCGCCTCAAGCATCACCCGGTTCTGGCTCAATACCTGGAAGGCGGCAAGCGCATCAGCTACGGCGCCCGTGCCCTGGCCAAAGGCGGCATCAACTCGTTGCCGAAGATGGTATTCAAGGGCGGCGCATTGATTGGCTGTGACCTGGGCACCATGAACGTGGCCAAGATCAAAGGCAGCCACACGGCCATGAAGTCCGGCATGCTCGCGGCTGACGCGGTGGCCGAACGTCTGTTTGCCGAATCCGAAGGCGGCGACGAGTTGACCAACTACGTCGACAGCTTCAAAGCCAGCTGGCTCTACGAAGAACTGTTCGCCAGCCGCAACTTCGGCCCGGCGATGCACAAGTTCGGCCCGATCATCGGCGCCGGCTTCAACTGGTTCGACCAGAACATCCTCGGCGGCAAAATGCCGTTCACCCTGCACGACACCAAGCCGGACTACGCCTGCCTGAAGCTGGCCAAAGACAGCAAGCAGATCACCTACCCAAAACCCGACGGCAAGTTGAGCTTCGACAAGCTGAGCTCGGTGTTCATCTCCGGTACCAACCATGAAGAAGAACAGCCGTGCCACCTGAAGCTCAAAGACCCGAGTATCCCGATCAGCACCAACCTGCCGCTCTACGATGAACCGGCGCAGCGCTACTGCCCGGCCGGCGTGTATGAAGTGATCACCAAGGAAGACGGCGAAAAGCGCTTCCAGATCAACGCCCAGAACTGCGTGCACTGCAAGACCTGTGACATCAAGGACCCTTCGCAGAACATTACCTGGGTAACACCGGAAGGCGCGGGTGGGCCGACTTATCCGAATATGTAA
- a CDS encoding substrate-binding domain-containing protein, which produces MFKKTLGTLALAIAFSGFASAEEVKIGFLVKQAEEPWFQTEWAFAEKAGKDQGFTVIKIAVPDGEKTLSAIDTLAANGAKGFVICPPDVSLGPAIMAKAKLNGLKVLAVDDRFVDAKGKPMEDVPYVGLDAYKIGQKQGEAMATEAKHRNWDWKDTYAVINTFDELETGKKRTDGSVEGLKAAGLPADHILFSAQKTLDVPGSMDATNSALVKLPSGAKNLLIGGMNDSTVLGGVRATESAGFKAANVIGVGINGTDAIEELKKSDTGFYGSMLLSPDASGYKTASAMFAWVTKGTEPAKFTALDNVTLITRANFKEELSKIGLWK; this is translated from the coding sequence ATGTTTAAGAAGACACTCGGCACCCTGGCACTTGCGATCGCCTTCAGCGGCTTTGCATCCGCCGAAGAGGTGAAGATCGGCTTTCTGGTCAAGCAAGCCGAAGAACCCTGGTTCCAGACCGAATGGGCCTTCGCCGAAAAAGCCGGCAAGGACCAGGGCTTCACCGTGATCAAGATCGCCGTGCCCGACGGCGAGAAAACCCTTTCCGCTATCGACACCCTCGCTGCCAACGGCGCCAAGGGCTTTGTGATCTGCCCGCCGGACGTGTCCCTGGGCCCTGCGATCATGGCCAAGGCCAAGCTCAACGGTTTGAAAGTGCTGGCGGTGGACGACCGTTTCGTCGACGCCAAAGGCAAGCCCATGGAAGACGTGCCCTACGTCGGCCTGGACGCCTACAAAATCGGCCAGAAACAAGGCGAAGCCATGGCCACCGAAGCCAAGCATCGCAACTGGGACTGGAAGGACACCTACGCCGTCATCAACACCTTTGACGAGTTGGAAACCGGCAAGAAACGCACCGACGGTTCGGTAGAAGGCCTCAAGGCCGCCGGCTTGCCGGCCGACCACATCCTGTTCAGCGCACAGAAAACCCTCGACGTGCCGGGCAGCATGGACGCCACCAACTCGGCCCTGGTGAAACTGCCCAGCGGCGCGAAAAACCTGCTCATCGGCGGCATGAACGACAGCACCGTGCTGGGCGGCGTGCGCGCCACTGAAAGCGCCGGGTTCAAGGCTGCCAACGTGATCGGGGTCGGCATCAACGGCACCGATGCGATTGAAGAACTGAAAAAATCCGACACCGGTTTCTACGGCTCAATGCTGCTCAGCCCTGACGCGTCGGGCTACAAAACCGCCAGCGCGATGTTCGCGTGGGTCACCAAAGGCACCGAGCCTGCCAAGTTCACCGCCCTGGATAACGTAACTCTGATCACGCGCGCCAACTTCAAGGAAGAGTTGAGCAAAATCGGTCTGTGGAAATGA
- the araG gene encoding L-arabinose ABC transporter ATP-binding protein AraG, with product MTGAALRFNGIGKEFPGVKALAQISFEARPHSVHALMGENGAGKSTLLKILGGAYIPSSGTVQIGEQTMDFKSAADSIASGVAVIHQELHLVPEMTVAENLFLGHLPSRFGVVNGGLLRKQALACLKGLADEIDPQEKLGRLSLGQRQLVEIAKALSRGAHVIAFDEPTSSLSAREIDRLMAIITRLRDEGKVVLYVSHRMEEVFRICDAVTVFKDGRFVRTFDDMATLTHDQLVTCMVGRDIQDIYDYRPRERGEVALKVEGLLGPGLREAVSLQVHKGEILGLFGLVGAGRTELLRLLSGLVRSTAGQLELCGQPLHLRSPRDAIAGGVLLCPEDRKKEGIIPLSSVAENINISARGAHSTFGWLLREGWEKGNADQQIKAMKVKTPNAQQKIMYLSGGNQQKAILGRWLSMPMKVLLLDEPTRGIDIGAKSEIYQIIHNLAASGIAVIVVSSDLMEVMGISDRILVMSEGVLTGELNREHADEAQLLQLALPRTRA from the coding sequence ATGACCGGCGCGGCCCTGCGCTTCAACGGCATCGGCAAGGAATTTCCCGGGGTCAAAGCCCTGGCGCAGATCAGCTTTGAAGCGCGGCCGCACTCGGTGCACGCGCTGATGGGCGAGAACGGCGCGGGCAAGTCCACGCTGTTGAAGATCCTCGGCGGCGCCTACATTCCGAGCAGCGGCACCGTGCAGATCGGCGAGCAGACGATGGACTTCAAATCCGCCGCCGACAGCATTGCCAGTGGCGTTGCGGTGATCCATCAGGAGCTGCACCTGGTGCCGGAAATGACCGTGGCGGAGAACCTGTTTCTCGGGCATCTGCCGTCGCGTTTCGGGGTGGTCAACGGCGGCCTGCTGCGCAAGCAGGCGTTGGCATGCCTCAAAGGCCTGGCCGATGAAATCGACCCGCAGGAAAAGCTCGGGCGGCTGTCCCTGGGCCAGCGCCAACTGGTGGAAATCGCCAAGGCGTTGTCCCGTGGCGCCCATGTGATTGCCTTCGACGAGCCCACCAGCAGCTTGTCGGCGCGGGAAATCGACCGGCTGATGGCAATCATCACGCGCCTGCGCGATGAGGGCAAAGTGGTGCTGTATGTGTCGCATCGCATGGAAGAAGTGTTCCGTATTTGCGATGCGGTGACGGTGTTCAAGGACGGCCGCTTCGTGCGCACCTTTGACGACATGGCCACGCTCACCCACGACCAATTGGTGACGTGCATGGTCGGGCGCGACATCCAGGATATCTACGATTACCGCCCGCGCGAACGCGGTGAAGTGGCGCTCAAGGTCGAGGGTTTGCTTGGCCCGGGCCTGCGTGAAGCGGTCAGCTTGCAGGTGCACAAGGGCGAGATCCTCGGGCTGTTCGGGCTGGTCGGGGCAGGGCGCACCGAACTGCTGCGCCTGCTCAGCGGGCTGGTGCGCAGCACGGCCGGGCAACTCGAACTGTGTGGGCAACCGCTGCACTTGCGCTCGCCGCGTGACGCTATCGCCGGTGGTGTGCTGCTGTGTCCGGAAGACCGCAAGAAGGAGGGCATCATTCCGCTGTCCAGTGTGGCCGAGAACATCAATATCAGCGCACGGGGTGCCCATTCCACGTTTGGCTGGCTGTTGCGTGAGGGCTGGGAGAAAGGCAACGCCGACCAGCAAATCAAGGCGATGAAAGTCAAAACGCCGAACGCGCAACAGAAAATCATGTACCTGTCCGGCGGTAATCAGCAGAAGGCCATCCTTGGTCGCTGGCTGTCGATGCCGATGAAGGTGTTGCTGCTCGACGAGCCGACCCGTGGCATCGACATCGGCGCCAAGTCGGAGATCTACCAGATCATCCACAACCTGGCGGCCAGCGGCATCGCGGTGATCGTGGTGTCCAGCGACCTGATGGAAGTGATGGGCATCTCTGACCGCATCCTGGTGATGAGCGAAGGCGTGCTGACCGGCGAGTTGAACCGCGAACACGCGGACGAAGCACAGCTATTGCAACTGGCACTTCCGCGTACGCGGGCTTGA
- a CDS encoding GNAT family N-acetyltransferase produces MTIEIRPAVPSDAAQILTFITELAEYEKARHEVIASVVDIERSLFSEGATAHGLICSRDGLPIGFAVFFFSYSTWLGSNCLYLEDLYINPEQRGGGAGKKLLRHLARIACDNGCGRFEWSVLDWNEPAIAFYKSIGAQPQEEWVRYRMEGDALRDFATG; encoded by the coding sequence ATGACCATCGAGATTCGCCCCGCCGTACCCAGCGATGCTGCGCAGATCCTGACGTTCATCACCGAGCTTGCCGAGTACGAAAAGGCCCGGCATGAAGTGATCGCCAGTGTGGTGGATATCGAGCGCAGCCTGTTCAGCGAGGGTGCCACCGCCCATGGCTTGATCTGTTCGCGGGACGGCTTGCCGATTGGCTTTGCGGTGTTCTTTTTCAGTTATTCTACGTGGTTGGGCAGCAACTGCCTGTACCTCGAAGACCTGTATATCAACCCCGAGCAACGCGGCGGCGGTGCGGGCAAGAAACTGTTGCGCCACCTGGCCCGGATCGCCTGCGACAACGGCTGCGGGCGTTTTGAGTGGAGCGTGCTGGACTGGAACGAGCCGGCGATTGCCTTCTACAAATCCATCGGCGCCCAGCCGCAGGAGGAGTGGGTGCGCTACCGCATGGAAGGTGACGCGCTGCGCGATTTCGCCACCGGCTGA
- the araH gene encoding L-arabinose ABC transporter permease AraH, which translates to MSQVKTAKGFWPGFNQRKFLDDWVMLLAALSIFVLSALFIDNFLSPLNMRGLGLAISTVGIAACTMLFCLASGHFDLSVGSVIACAGVVAGIVIRDTDSVVLGVSAALAMGLVVGLINGIVIAKLRINALIATLATMQIVRGLAYIFSNGKAVGVMDERFFVFGNGQLMGVPVPIIITVLCFVFFGWLLNYTTYGRNTMAIGGNQEAALLAGVNVDRTKIIIFAVHGLIGALAGVILASRMTSGQPMIGQGFELTVISACVLGGVSLSGGIGMIRHVIAGVLILAIIENAMNLKNIDTFYQYVIRGSILLLAVIIDRMKQR; encoded by the coding sequence ATGTCCCAGGTAAAAACTGCAAAAGGCTTCTGGCCGGGTTTCAACCAGCGCAAGTTTCTGGATGATTGGGTGATGCTGCTCGCCGCGTTGAGCATCTTTGTGCTCAGTGCGCTGTTTATCGACAACTTCCTTTCGCCACTGAACATGCGTGGCCTGGGCCTGGCGATTTCTACGGTCGGTATTGCCGCGTGCACCATGTTGTTCTGCCTGGCGTCCGGGCACTTCGACTTGTCGGTGGGCTCGGTGATTGCCTGCGCCGGGGTGGTGGCGGGGATTGTGATCCGTGACACTGACAGCGTGGTGCTCGGCGTGTCGGCGGCATTGGCCATGGGCCTGGTGGTGGGGCTGATCAACGGGATTGTGATCGCCAAGCTGCGCATCAATGCGTTGATTGCCACATTGGCAACCATGCAGATCGTGCGGGGCCTGGCCTACATCTTCTCCAACGGCAAGGCTGTCGGCGTGATGGATGAGCGGTTCTTCGTGTTCGGTAACGGCCAACTGATGGGCGTGCCGGTGCCGATCATCATCACCGTGCTGTGCTTTGTGTTTTTCGGCTGGCTGCTCAACTACACCACCTACGGGCGCAACACCATGGCCATCGGCGGTAACCAGGAAGCGGCGTTGCTGGCCGGGGTGAACGTTGATCGCACCAAGATCATTATCTTTGCCGTGCACGGCTTGATCGGCGCTTTGGCCGGGGTAATCCTCGCGTCGCGCATGACGTCGGGCCAGCCGATGATCGGCCAGGGTTTTGAGCTGACGGTGATTTCCGCCTGTGTGCTGGGCGGTGTGTCGCTGAGCGGCGGCATCGGCATGATCCGCCATGTGATTGCCGGCGTGCTGATTTTGGCGATCATTGAAAACGCGATGAACCTGAAGAACATCGACACCTTTTACCAGTACGTGATCCGTGGTTCGATCCTGTTGCTGGCGGTGATTATCGACCGCATGAAGCAACGCTGA
- a CDS encoding IclR family transcriptional regulator has product MQENAHTPVKDAAPTGTQTLLRGLGVVQAVAAGARDLKEIARRIGTTRSTTHRLASCLVEERYLRVVPQVGYLLGPKLIELGFQAREELPLVSLAVPYLDELSALTGDTIHLAIREYDDVLYLHKNPGRNGPEMRSRVGHRMPLARTGIGKALLLDDSVEEWQRLYEVSLPAGGKSLQWPQHPEQSWAQFEQRMREYVVGGYAFDLEDNEPSIRCVAAPVRDASRRIVAGISIASTVPYMPLEKMAELIPVIKQVAARLSAELGAKA; this is encoded by the coding sequence ATGCAGGAAAACGCCCACACCCCCGTCAAAGACGCCGCGCCCACCGGCACCCAGACCCTGCTGCGTGGCCTGGGCGTGGTGCAAGCGGTGGCGGCCGGTGCGCGGGATCTGAAAGAGATCGCCAGGCGCATCGGCACCACCCGCAGCACCACCCACCGCCTGGCCAGTTGCCTGGTGGAAGAGCGTTACCTGCGCGTGGTGCCGCAAGTCGGTTACCTGCTGGGGCCGAAGTTGATCGAATTGGGCTTCCAGGCCCGTGAAGAACTGCCTCTGGTGAGCCTGGCCGTGCCTTATCTGGACGAGCTGTCGGCGCTGACCGGCGACACCATCCACCTGGCCATTCGCGAATACGACGACGTGCTCTACCTGCACAAGAATCCCGGCCGCAACGGCCCGGAAATGCGCTCGCGGGTCGGCCATCGCATGCCGTTGGCGCGCACCGGTATCGGCAAGGCGTTGCTGCTGGATGATTCGGTCGAGGAGTGGCAGCGTCTGTACGAAGTCAGCTTGCCTGCCGGCGGGAAAAGCCTGCAATGGCCGCAGCACCCGGAGCAATCCTGGGCGCAGTTCGAGCAGCGCATGCGCGAATACGTGGTGGGGGGTTATGCGTTCGATCTGGAAGACAACGAACCGTCGATCCGCTGTGTGGCGGCACCAGTGCGCGATGCCAGCCGGCGAATCGTCGCCGGCATCAGCATCGCCAGTACCGTGCCCTACATGCCGCTGGAAAAAATGGCCGAGCTGATTCCTGTGATCAAACAGGTCGCAGCCCGGCTGTCAGCGGAGTTGGGCGCAAAGGCCTGA
- a CDS encoding SDR family oxidoreductase, with product MQPQPLSLPAVPEPTYGERLKNKVVIITGAAQGIGEAIVACFQAQQARLVIADIQGEKVEKVAAHWRERGAQIVAQAVDITSKEQWQSLVNLAIERFGRVDVLVNCAGVNVFRDPLQMTDEDWRRCFAIDLDGAWFGCRTVLPLMIEQGIGNIINIASTHSSHIIPGCFPYPVAKHGLLGLTRALGIEYAPKGIRVNAIAPGYIETQLNVDYWNGFPDPHAERQRAFDLHPPKRIGQPVEVAMTALFLATDEAPFINATCLMIDGGRSVMYHD from the coding sequence ATGCAGCCCCAACCGTTGTCGTTACCCGCCGTCCCCGAGCCTACCTATGGCGAGCGGTTGAAGAACAAAGTGGTGATCATCACCGGTGCCGCCCAAGGCATTGGCGAGGCGATCGTCGCCTGTTTCCAGGCCCAGCAGGCACGCCTGGTGATCGCGGATATCCAGGGCGAAAAGGTCGAAAAAGTCGCCGCGCATTGGCGCGAGCGCGGGGCGCAAATCGTCGCGCAAGCCGTCGACATCACCTCCAAAGAGCAATGGCAGTCGCTGGTCAACCTGGCCATTGAGCGCTTTGGTCGCGTGGATGTGCTGGTCAATTGCGCAGGCGTCAACGTGTTCCGTGACCCACTGCAGATGACCGACGAAGACTGGCGCCGCTGTTTCGCCATCGACCTCGACGGCGCCTGGTTCGGCTGCCGCACGGTGTTGCCATTGATGATCGAACAGGGCATCGGCAACATCATCAACATCGCCTCCACCCACTCCAGCCACATCATCCCCGGCTGCTTTCCCTATCCCGTCGCCAAGCACGGCCTGCTCGGGCTCACTCGCGCCCTGGGCATCGAATACGCGCCCAAGGGCATCCGCGTGAATGCCATCGCCCCGGGGTATATCGAAACTCAGCTCAATGTCGATTACTGGAACGGTTTTCCTGACCCTCACGCCGAGCGTCAGCGCGCCTTCGATTTGCACCCGCCCAAGCGTATCGGCCAGCCGGTAGAAGTGGCGATGACGGCACTGTTCCTGGCGACTGACGAGGCGCCTTTTATCAATGCAACCTGCCTGATGATCGATGGCGGGCGTTCTGTGATGTACCACGACTAA